A window of Quercus robur chromosome 12, dhQueRobu3.1, whole genome shotgun sequence genomic DNA:
AAGTATCTAAAGCAAAGCTCCACTTTAACAAATTCAGCAATTCAAGCCCTCGAAGATTGCAGGCAACTAGCTGAACTCAACATGGATTTCCTCTTGAGCTCATTCCAAACTGTGAACAACACTAGTAAAACTCTTTCTAGTGCAAAAGCTGAGGACATCCAAACCTTGCTTAGTGCTATTCTAACCAATGAGCAAACTTGTCTGGATGGCCTACAAGTCACAGCTTCAGCTTGGAGCGTAAGGAAAGGCCTCGCTCTCCCACTTTCAAATGACACTAAACTATACAGTGTCTCTCTGGCTCTTTTCACCAAGGGGTGGGTGCCTaagaaaaagcaaaacacaACATGGAAACCTATTAAGAGACAACTTGGTTTCCGAAATGGACGCTTACCCTTAGAGATGTCAAGCAAGACACAAGCAACATACGAGTCAGTTAGTCGGAGAAAGCTAATTCAGTCACAGGGTGTTGATGAGGTGGTTGCGGTGTCTGACATCGTGACTGTGAGTCAAGATGGAAGTGGAAACTTCACCACCATCAATGATGCTATTTCTGCAGCTCCAAACAATTCTGCCCTGACTAATGGGCACTTCTTGATCTATGTCACGGCTGGTGTGTATGAAGAGTACGTGTACATTGCCAAGAACAAGAGGAACTTGATGATGATAGGAGATGGTATCAATCAGACAATTATCACAGGCAACCGCAGCTTCGTGGACGACAACACAACCTTCAATTCTGCAACATTTGGTAAGAACTATTATTACGCATTTAAATTCTAAGCTGCAAAGTCAACTAAACGGCTCAATTTTCGATAATTTGGTATGCCATtcgaatataatatatatgttcttttttttttctttgacaaaTATGTTCAATGTATATGATAAGTATATAATATGGTCATAGTTAGGAGTTAGGAAAATATtgacttttaaattaaaaataaaaatttgttgatAAGACAagttatattaaatataacatcattttcatataattttcacATAATTCATTAAAGATACTATTATTTTACGCGATTGTAATCAACAAATCATTTTAATAATTacgaaatttttttaacaatgccagacttattatatttaaatgtgtgaatagtactgtgggatacatttttaatgaaaagttgttgaaaagtaatgtttgtgggtccgtaaacaaTACACAAACACACTGTACAAGGGGAAAAAGTCAAAAGTTCtagcttttgaaaaaaaaaaaaaagttacaaaaaccCAAACGTGCCTTTGGGAAGCGCAAAACGCGCTTCGCAAACGCACTCTTATTGTACAAGTTATGGCATTCCCTTAAGAAAACATAACCTTATAAGatagtaatatttaatatatgagtaaaaacaaaattttgaattacattatttaaatcaaattcaaataaattaataaaaaaatattacttttcAAACAAAGGAGGGAGGGgcagattaaaaataaataaaacaagagCCAACAACAAGAAGCAAGTAGTAGACAacttaattctcaaaaaaaaaaaaaaaaaaaaaaaagtagtagacAACTTTTACAATAAGCggtttttttttaacttaggCATGATCTAATGGATTTTGATATTCATATTGCAGCTGTGGTCGCAACAGGGTTTGTGGCAGTAAACATAACTTTTCGCAATACTGCTGGGGCAATTAAGCACCAAGCAGTAGCAGTTCGAAATGGAGCTGATTTGTCCACTTTTTATAGCTGCAGCTTTGA
This region includes:
- the LOC126708681 gene encoding probable pectinesterase/pectinesterase inhibitor 7 isoform X1; this encodes MASKVFTFFTFSCFVFLAPFASLSFADSKSNSTSPVSPGTICKSTPDPHFCKTVLPNQTANVYDYGRYTVRKSLSQSRKFLSMIDKYLKQSSTLTNSAIQALEDCRQLAELNMDFLLSSFQTVNNTSKTLSSAKAEDIQTLLSAILTNEQTCLDGLQVTASAWSVRKGLALPLSNDTKLYSVSLALFTKGWVPKKKQNTTWKPIKRQLGFRNGRLPLEMSSKTQATYESVSRRKLIQSQGVDEVVAVSDIVTVSQDGSGNFTTINDAISAAPNNSALTNGHFLIYVTAGVYEEYVYIAKNKRNLMMIGDGINQTIITGNRSFVDDNTTFNSATFAVVATGFVAVNITFRNTAGAIKHQAVAVRNGADLSTFYSCSFEAYQDTLYTHSLRQFYRECDIYGTVDFIFGNAAAIFQNCNIYPRLPMSGQYNVITAQGRSDPNQNTGTSIQNCSIRAADELASSNITFQTYLGRPWKNFSRTVYMETFLDGLINPAGWIAWSGDFALSTLYYAEYDNTGPGSNTTNRVSWPTYHVINNDTEAANFTVANFLLADDWLPPTGVPYNGGFT